A part of Corynebacterium mustelae genomic DNA contains:
- a CDS encoding nicotinamidase, with amino-acid sequence MRALVIVDVQNDFCPGGSLAVTGGDDVAAAIAAHVTENKAKYHKVVATKDWHIDPGDHFSAEPDFVDSWPPHCVADTSGADFHPGLMPVAEQFDAVVFKGQHSAAYSGFEGATESGEMLADYLHRNDITIIDVCGIATDHCVRATVLDALKSGFEVKVLTDLCVGVGAESSEAALQEMVGSGCQLA; translated from the coding sequence ATGAGAGCTCTCGTTATTGTGGATGTCCAAAATGATTTCTGCCCGGGCGGTTCCTTGGCCGTTACCGGCGGCGATGATGTAGCCGCAGCCATTGCAGCGCATGTAACTGAAAATAAGGCTAAGTACCACAAGGTGGTTGCCACCAAGGATTGGCATATTGATCCCGGCGATCACTTCTCGGCGGAACCGGATTTCGTGGATTCGTGGCCGCCGCATTGTGTGGCTGATACATCGGGGGCGGATTTTCATCCGGGTTTGATGCCTGTAGCGGAGCAGTTCGATGCTGTGGTGTTTAAAGGCCAGCACTCAGCCGCGTATTCGGGGTTTGAGGGGGCGACGGAGTCGGGCGAGATGCTGGCCGACTATCTGCACCGAAACGACATCACCATCATTGATGTGTGCGGGATCGCCACCGATCACTGTGTGCGAGCGACCGTTCTGGATGCACTGAAAAGCGGGTTTGAGGTGAAGGTTCTCACCGATTTGTGCGTCGGGGTGGGCGCTGAGAGCAGCGAAGCCGCTTTGCAGGAAATGGTGGGAAGCGGCTGTCAGTTAGCATAA
- a CDS encoding DUF3618 domain-containing protein, producing the protein MARNIDDIQREIERTRRQLAKTLDEIADRAKPQNIVEDAKTNFSAKLKQPEVQKIVMGVGTVVVGLIAVGVLRSRKRRKDLKELQQLLAAR; encoded by the coding sequence GTGGCACGCAACATTGATGACATCCAGCGCGAAATTGAGCGTACTCGCCGTCAGCTGGCGAAAACCCTCGACGAGATCGCTGACCGTGCCAAGCCGCAAAACATCGTCGAGGATGCAAAAACCAACTTCTCCGCAAAGCTAAAGCAACCAGAGGTGCAAAAGATTGTGATGGGGGTTGGCACCGTTGTGGTTGGGCTCATCGCCGTGGGAGTTTTGCGTTCCCGCAAACGGCGCAAGGACCTGAAAGAGTTGCAGCAACTCCTCGCCGCCCGCTAG
- the bcp gene encoding thioredoxin-dependent thiol peroxidase: MTENLRLEIGTQAPDFTLTNDEGGTTSLKDYRGSKVLVYFYPRANTPGCTKEACDFRDSLSQLNDLGIAVVGISPDSPEKLRQFREDHELNFPLLSDPDKEVMKAYGAFGEKKNYGKIVEGVIRSTFLIDTEGNIANAMYNVRATGHVARVIKELNA; the protein is encoded by the coding sequence ATGACTGAAAACCTGCGTTTGGAAATCGGCACTCAGGCCCCAGATTTTACGTTAACCAACGACGAAGGTGGCACCACCAGCCTCAAAGACTATCGCGGTTCAAAGGTGCTGGTCTATTTCTATCCCCGCGCCAACACCCCCGGCTGCACCAAAGAGGCGTGCGACTTCCGCGATTCACTGTCGCAGTTAAATGACCTAGGGATCGCTGTAGTGGGCATTTCCCCGGACTCCCCAGAAAAACTACGCCAGTTCCGCGAAGATCATGAGCTTAATTTCCCACTTCTTTCCGACCCAGATAAAGAAGTAATGAAAGCCTATGGCGCATTCGGGGAGAAGAAAAACTACGGGAAAATTGTGGAGGGGGTTATTCGTTCCACATTCCTTATCGATACCGAAGGCAATATTGCTAACGCCATGTACAATGTCCGTGCCACCGGACATGTGGCCCGCGTAATTAAGGAGCTTAACGCGTAA
- a CDS encoding TetR/AcrR family transcriptional regulator, which translates to MTDMQAESPEAEVILQPRRRPAQKRSRERYSRILTAARTVLVDVGFESFTFDEVAKRAEVPIGTLYQFFANKYVLICELDREDTAATVAELTHFAQQVPALQWPDILDEMIDHFADMWRADPSRRAVWHAVQSTPATRTTAAATEQPVLALLAGVLEPLSPHATESERRNMAGLLVHTLVSLLNYAVGINDASEEVFAGTVGEIKRMLVAYLFAVATD; encoded by the coding sequence ATGACAGATATGCAGGCAGAATCCCCCGAGGCTGAGGTGATCTTACAACCTCGGCGTCGGCCTGCACAGAAACGATCGCGGGAACGTTATTCCCGGATTCTCACCGCAGCCCGTACCGTGCTCGTTGACGTAGGTTTTGAGTCCTTTACTTTCGACGAAGTAGCCAAACGCGCCGAGGTCCCCATCGGCACCCTGTATCAGTTTTTCGCCAATAAATACGTGCTCATCTGCGAACTCGACCGGGAGGATACCGCAGCCACGGTGGCGGAATTAACGCACTTCGCCCAACAAGTCCCTGCCCTGCAATGGCCCGATATTTTGGACGAAATGATCGACCACTTCGCCGACATGTGGCGGGCTGATCCCTCCCGGCGCGCAGTCTGGCACGCCGTCCAATCCACGCCTGCGACCCGTACAACCGCCGCCGCCACTGAACAACCCGTACTCGCATTACTAGCAGGGGTTTTAGAACCCCTATCTCCCCATGCCACCGAGTCGGAGCGGCGCAATATGGCAGGGTTGTTAGTTCACACTTTGGTGTCGTTGCTTAATTACGCTGTGGGGATAAACGATGCGTCAGAAGAAGTGTTCGCGGGCACAGTTGGTGAGATCAAACGGATGCTGGTGGCATACCTGTTCGCAGTAGCAACGGATTAA
- the acpS gene encoding holo-ACP synthase AcpS, with protein MSPTPFVGIDLVHIPSFAEQLAQPGSRFESVFSPLELRIAATKPRRAEHLAGRWAAKEAFIKAWGQSRYGTPPVIGPEGVNWAEIQVTPDRWGRTQIVLTGKLAGHVVSDAITVSISHDGDYATAICVL; from the coding sequence ATGAGCCCCACCCCGTTCGTCGGCATCGACTTGGTGCATATTCCCAGCTTCGCGGAGCAATTGGCACAACCGGGAAGCAGATTTGAGTCCGTGTTCAGTCCGTTGGAGTTGCGTATTGCAGCAACAAAACCCCGCCGGGCGGAACACCTCGCTGGGCGGTGGGCGGCAAAGGAGGCGTTTATCAAAGCGTGGGGGCAATCCCGCTACGGAACACCGCCAGTAATCGGACCGGAGGGGGTCAATTGGGCGGAGATTCAAGTAACCCCGGATCGGTGGGGGAGAACCCAAATAGTGCTCACCGGGAAACTAGCTGGCCACGTTGTGTCCGATGCCATCACGGTAAGCATTAGCCACGACGGCGACTACGCCACCGCAATTTGTGTGTTGTAA